The DNA sequence ATAATATCCAGGCTGTATTCCGTTTTCTTCCAGCCTCTGTTGTAGATTGGAAAAGCATTAAATACAAAGGAAAAATTATCCAGAATCTCTGCCGAAAACTGTGGTGGAAATTCAAAAGTCAGCCACAAATATTTCTTTCCTTCAATGTATTTTCTAATTTCTTCTCTATCTTCAAGAAAGTCCAGATTTTGGGGAAGTTTCCCTTCTTCTGAAAATAGTCGATCCGATAATCCCGTTATTTCAATAAACTTGTGATGGTAGATGCTTTTAATATCTTCTATAGTTTTGGTACGGATAGACTGTTCCCGAAACATCTGTTCATATCCTTCCGCCTGTGCATTTTTGAGATAGGATAAACCTTCTCTTATAAACAAAGGATTTCCATCACTGGTAACGGTTAGATAAGGTAAAAGCTTATAGACAAAGTCAAGATGTTCAAACGCAGGGTTCGAACAAAAAATACTAAGATATTTAGGAAAATTCTCACTTATATAGCTGGATACATTTACTCCAATCGTTACTTTCCGATAATCTTCCGGTTTTCCCTGAAATCTTGCAATAGGAATTTTATTCAGTCTGTCATCAATACTATAACAAGTATTTCCAACAAACATGATAGAAGTCTGAACTTTATTAATTCTTACATTTCCTATAGGCGTAAAAGGAATATTCACTTGTTTATCTGATTCCGATTTCACCGTAGAGGTCATCTGCTTTCTAAAGAAAAACTCTGTATGCTCAAGCAATACCTCAGAAGATTCAGAAGGCTGAGTAAATGCGATAGCATGTGAAGGTATAGGATGGGTATAAATAGAGGGAGTCAACAGTTTTGCCAGCTTCTCCAGAATACGGGCATTGACCGTTTGTATCTCGTTATTAGCTTTAAAAATCTCAGTACTGAATGCGTCTATCAGTAATTTTACAAATGGATCCAGGGACTGAGGACTTTTTAATCCCCAGACTTTAGTAGCAT is a window from the Chryseobacterium sp. T16E-39 genome containing:
- a CDS encoding type VI secretion system baseplate subunit TssF, with the protein product MNLDQNIYSKESVKARMLQNATKVWGLKSPQSLDPFVKLLIDAFSTEIFKANNEIQTVNARILEKLAKLLTPSIYTHPIPSHAIAFTQPSESSEVLLEHTEFFFRKQMTSTVKSESDKQVNIPFTPIGNVRINKVQTSIMFVGNTCYSIDDRLNKIPIARFQGKPEDYRKVTIGVNVSSYISENFPKYLSIFCSNPAFEHLDFVYKLLPYLTVTSDGNPLFIREGLSYLKNAQAEGYEQMFREQSIRTKTIEDIKSIYHHKFIEITGLSDRLFSEEGKLPQNLDFLEDREEIRKYIEGKKYLWLTFEFPPQFSAEILDNFSFVFNAFPIYNRGWKKTEYSLDIMGNNIPLVTDEGEHFLYVDEVQDGEGRRYTEIPFTPTDNLKKGLYTVRKGGMERFTNRNAVDMIANVLELTRDEIAAFSLLNRDNVKGVLSEMSDKMKSMVQKVNNAKRSIKQELNYVIMEPVEKTDHTYASFWITHCTLANHMRPGTELSNQLKSQSMVLLTETIGGAEEQKGTDSIQAYKYALTTRDKIISLEDVKNYCRMILKDELKEVRVKRGTMISNKPKEGFVRTVEIEIIPQNYSFYGRVYWENMSNMLRNQIISKAIDGIEYIVNISNEDVDFFEN